A genomic segment from Spirochaetaceae bacterium encodes:
- a CDS encoding transglutaminase-like domain-containing protein, with translation MNELGDTRAQVPYLLQLLDDDAAAVRRRVMHALEKLGPDLEPLAEPHLKRLNADQHEALRRVLARQRKAWLRERWPSWAAVEGRRPRIEAALSLLAGFQLGVEFPLSVGDVLDDLADDFRGSGHAPDAFALSAFLFKEVGLSGNRDDFYNPLNSNLVSVILSKRGIPISLVAVYMLVGRRLGLDIQGCNVPNHFLARVIHDKRIVLVDCFDRGRVVEAEKLLARTPANLRHLQMLRNGADPVRTVQRILHNLNHAYRRAGDHDLSAFMIELLGITARRKAN, from the coding sequence ATGAACGAACTGGGCGACACCCGCGCACAGGTTCCCTACCTGCTGCAGTTGCTCGACGACGACGCTGCGGCGGTGCGGCGGCGGGTGATGCACGCCCTTGAGAAGCTGGGCCCCGACCTGGAACCGCTCGCCGAACCGCACCTCAAGCGGCTGAACGCCGACCAGCACGAGGCCCTGCGGCGCGTTCTGGCGCGCCAGCGCAAGGCCTGGCTGCGCGAGCGATGGCCGAGCTGGGCGGCGGTCGAGGGCCGCCGTCCGCGCATCGAGGCCGCGCTCAGCCTGCTCGCCGGGTTCCAGCTCGGGGTGGAGTTTCCGCTTTCCGTCGGCGACGTGCTCGACGATCTTGCCGACGACTTTCGCGGTTCCGGCCACGCCCCGGACGCATTCGCACTGAGCGCGTTTCTGTTCAAGGAGGTGGGGCTGAGCGGCAATCGCGACGACTTCTACAACCCGCTCAACAGCAACCTGGTTTCGGTCATCCTCTCCAAGCGCGGCATCCCGATCAGCCTGGTCGCGGTCTACATGCTGGTCGGCCGCCGCCTCGGCCTGGATATCCAGGGGTGCAACGTGCCGAACCACTTCCTGGCGCGCGTCATCCACGACAAGCGCATCGTGCTCGTGGACTGCTTCGACCGCGGCCGTGTGGTGGAGGCGGAGAAGCTGCTCGCGCGCACGCCCGCCAACCTGCGCCATCTGCAGATGCTGCGCAACGGCGCCGACCCGGTGCGTACCGTGCAGCGCATCCTGCACAACCTCAATCACGCCTACCGCCGGGCCGGGGATCACGACCTGAGCGCGTTCATGATCGAGCTGCTCGGCATCACCGCCCGGCGCAAAGCGAACTAG